One genomic window of Sulfuricurvum sp. IAE1 includes the following:
- the rpsL gene encoding 30S ribosomal protein S12 — protein MPTINQLIRKERQKVVYKSKSPALVSCPQRRGVCTRVYTTTPKKPNSALRKVAKVRLTSGFEVISYIGGEGHNLQEHSIVLVRGGRVKDLPGVKYHIVRGALDTAGVKDRKVSRSKYGTKKPKAK, from the coding sequence GTGCCAACAATCAACCAACTTATTCGTAAAGAGCGTCAGAAGGTGGTTTACAAATCCAAATCACCTGCTTTGGTGTCATGCCCGCAGCGCCGCGGAGTATGTACTCGTGTTTACACCACAACCCCGAAAAAACCGAACTCGGCTCTTCGTAAAGTCGCTAAAGTTCGTTTGACTTCAGGGTTCGAGGTCATCAGTTATATCGGTGGGGAAGGCCACAACCTGCAGGAGCACTCGATCGTTCTCGTTCGCGGCGGCCGGGTAAAAGACCTTCCGGGGGTTAAATACCACATCGTTCGTGGTGCACTCGATACTGCGGGTGTTAAAGATCGTAAAGTTTCTCGTTCTAAATACGGAACGAAAAAACCTAAGGCTAAGTAA
- the rpsG gene encoding 30S ribosomal protein S7 produces MRRRKAPVREIMPDPIHGSKVLTKFINKLMWDGKKSVAEKIMYGALDIISSRGEKSGIDVFNAAIDNIKPVIEVKSRRVGGATYQVPVEVRPVRQLSLAIRWLTDAARKRNERTMAERLANELMDAASDKGTAFKKKEDTYKMAEANKAFAHYRW; encoded by the coding sequence ATGAGAAGAAGAAAAGCGCCCGTTCGCGAAATTATGCCCGACCCGATCCACGGTTCAAAAGTATTGACAAAGTTCATCAACAAACTCATGTGGGACGGTAAAAAAAGCGTCGCCGAGAAAATCATGTACGGTGCTTTGGATATCATCAGTTCACGTGGTGAAAAAAGCGGTATCGACGTATTCAACGCCGCAATCGATAACATCAAACCCGTTATCGAAGTAAAAAGCCGCCGTGTGGGTGGAGCGACCTACCAAGTTCCAGTAGAAGTACGCCCTGTCCGCCAGCTTTCTTTGGCGATCCGTTGGTTGACGGATGCAGCGCGCAAACGCAACGAGCGTACAATGGCCGAGCGTTTGGCTAATGAATTGATGGATGCTGCCAGCGATAAAGGTACAGCGTTCAAGAAAAAAGAAGATACGTACAAAATGGCAGAAGCGAACAAAGCGTTCGCTCACTACCGCTGGTAA